DNA sequence from the Malus domestica chromosome 06, GDT2T_hap1 genome:
gctcctcaatacataaatgatgggctagagttgatgctcgcagcgagacggttgctcaataggcggcgatgctctttaatgatggtgagggagtcccttttataaaataagagctcgctcctcagtacatgaataatgggtgctctttaatgaaagtgaggaagtcccttttataaaataagggttcgctcttcaatacataagtgatgggctaagtcccctaagtatttttcatgaggcccaatatatggtacatagtgtagtcccccaagtattcagtcaatagagtctgttggttggagacttcaaattcaatccatgtatgggccgaagtggcggttgttcggaggcggtctttgtagaccatgcactgaagctttgtagatgaagctttgaagctggagcttttgtaaatgaaacttttgaagctggagctcttgaagctagagctctcgaagttggagctctgtaaatgaagctttcgaagttgattgtcatgagtgatgcttatgaatgttgacatgagtgatgctcatgaatgatggtcatgaatgtttatgtatgattgacatgagtgatgctcatgtataattttggagtattggacgtacttttgatcacctagtggttgataatagcggcaggctgccgaataattttggagccaTTGGGCCAAGTTCTTTTGGGCATACAGGCCTTGGctctccacataacattccagcctattattttgggcttgccgttttattattattattattattaccctctgattgTTAGGATTAGAGAgttgaaatatattatataCCTTGCATTGAGTGACAGGTGTCATTAGGAGATTGGGTGTATTATGTCCTAGGGTAGTTATACTGTGAGTATTTATATTGTAAGTCTGAGTCTTGTAACAATTAAGGtgtgaaagaagaaaagattactcttcaagattctctctttctctcagagtattttccctctcttttctcttcaaaTTAACATGGTATCTTCGCCGATCAAAGGCTTACGCCATTGATTTCGATCCTCCTGCTTCCGCTCCTCGTGCTTGTTGGTGATCATTCTTGGTGTTGTTTCATCGATTGTTTGTCGATTCTTCTTTGGTTGCGAAAGTCAGTGATTTCGTTGCCAGTTTTAGTTGGTGCTTTCGTCGGAAGTGTTCGTCGGTGCTTTTGTTCAGCTTTATTGGTTGTTGGTTGCTCGTCGTTTATCTAGAGGTAGTGTCTTTCTTCCTCTATTTCTGCAAATCGATTGCACTTTCTTGCAATCTTTGGTTTgtttaaaccctaatttttgGGGTTTTTCATCTGCGTTGGTGTTTGCGTCTGTGCGTTGCCTTCTTGGTGGTATTGTAGGTGAAATTTTTAGGCATTTATCTGCTGCATTTGTGCATTTCTTAACATCGAAGCAATTGTCTAAGAATCATGGTTACTACTGCTCAATTGGCTCTTACGCAGTCACCTATTTCCTCTTTAATTCCTAGTGTTGGCAATACTGTTACTGTCAAACTGGATTACTCGAATTATGTTACTTGGagttttcaaatggaattgtTGCTTGATGGTAATGGAATTCgtggatttgttgatggttCCATTCCCTGTCCATCTAAGTTCAATGCGTCTGACTCTGGAGGAGAAACTATTGCTGCAATCCCTGTGTTGTCTGATGCTTACAAAGTCTGGGTTATACATGACAAAGCTTTGATGACTCTTATTACTGCGACTTTATCTCCTGCTGTTATTTCTTGTGTGATTGGGTGTCAGACATCTCAGGAACTATGGACTAATCTTCGTGAACGGTTTGCCAACTTATCTAGAACCAGTATTGTGCAAATGAAGATTGATTTACAAAACCTTAAGAAGGGACCTGAATCTATTGATGATTATCTTAAGAGGATTAAAGATGCTAGGGATCAATTGTCAGCTGTTGGTGTTACTATATCTGATGAAGATATTGTTATTGTTGCCATTCGAGGACTTCCTCCTGAATTTAACACTATCAAAGCTGTTATACGTGGCCGAGAAAATCTTGTTTCTCTGAAAGAATTGCGGTCTCAACTTAAGGCTGAAGAATCCACGTTGGATGAAACCGCCAAACATGTTCCTCTTATGTCTGCCATGTTGGCTCAATCCTCAAGTTCTGCATTTACTGCTGGTAGTTCTTCTGGTACAAAATCCTTTCCTCAAACTCTGCAACCAATGCAACCAATGCAACCAATGCACTGTCCACCAATGCAACCAATGCATTATCCACCTCAAGTGCCTCATCTGTTTTCTTCAGGACCATTTGCTTTTGTATCTCAACAGGGTTCTGGAACCTACAACAATTTCAGAGGGAATAATTTCAAGGGAAAAGGTAAAGGCAAGAAGTTTTTCTCTCGCAACCAGTCCAACGTGTTTCCGTAGAATTTTTATGGAGCACATCAATATGCTCAGTTTTCTCAACCTGGTATTCAGTCTTCTGGGTCATAAGGATTATCTCCTCAGTCATTTCAACCGCTGCAAATTTGTCAAATCTGTGATAGGAAAGGGCATTCTGCTCTTACTTGTTTTCAGCATGGCTGTCAGATTTGTCATCGGGTTGGTCACACGGCTGCAACCTGTTTTGACAGGACTGGTTTTCCTGTTTCATCTCAGCCACCACAAGGGTATTCTTCATCTTCCCAAGGCTATCCCGGTTATCAGCAGTCAATGCACCCTTCTGTCTCTCCATCTGCTTCTGCAATGTCATATTACTCTCCTGTGCAGTTTTCATCTTCAGTCCCATTTTCGCCTGGTGGGTCATCTCAACCTCAGGCACATGTTGCTATGAATGAGCGCccttcttcttcaccttctGCACCATCCCACGAGTTCTGGCTTTTGGACTCCGGGGCCACTAATCATATGACATCGGACTTGTCTAACATTCAAATGCCTGTTCCTTATACCTCTACAGAGAAAGTCACTGGtgctaatggtgaaggtttggaTATTGCACATATTGGCAGTGCTAATCTTCATACTCCTTCTCATACTTTCAAACTTAATTCTGTTCTGCATGTTCCTCAGTTGTCTCAACCTTTATTGTCTATGCATCAATTGTGCAAAGACAATAATTACAGATGTATTATTGATGACTCTTCTCTGTGTACAGGACAAGGTCACCCAGCAAACTCTATTTCAAGGACTGAGTAATAATGCAGTGTATCCTCTTCCAATGCTCCAATCTTCTTCCCACCGTCCAGCAGCTTATATAAGTCAAAAAGTGTCTTCTACTTTATGGCATTGTAGGTTGGGTCATCTAACTAATTCAGTTGTACAAATAGCACTTCGTAAGTCATCCATTCCATTTCATTGTACCTCATCCCCTCAAGTCTGTAAACCTTGCTTGCAAGGCAAGTTCACTCATTTACCCTTTCCCTCTCTTGCTTCCAAGTCTGTAACACCTTTTGAGGTCATACACACTGATGTGTGGGGTCCTTCTCCTACTGTGTCAATTGAAGGGTATCGGTATTATGTGTCTTTCATTGATGAGTGTACTCGCTATACTTGGATTTTTCCATTAATCAATAAAGCTGATGTGTTTGGTGTTTTtgtgcactttcatacttttgTTGTGAATCAATTCAATGCTTCTATCAAAATTttgcaaagtgatggtggtggtgagtaTATTAGTCATTTGTTTCAGAATTTCCTTCAAACCAAAGGTATTATTCATCAAAGGTCTTGTCCTTATACTCCAGCTCAAAATGGCCTAGCTGAACGGAAAAATAGGCATGTTATTGAAACTGCTCTCACTTTACTTCAACAAGCTTCCTTGCCTGTCCTGTTTTGGTATCATAGTTGTGCTACTGCAACCTATTTAATCAATAGGATGCCCACTTCAGTTTTAGGTATGAAATCTCCCTTTGAAGCTTTATACAACTCTCCACCCAAGTTAGATCATTTAAGAGTGTTTGGGTGTGTCTGCTACCCATCCCTCAAACCTTATCGATCTAACAAACTTGAGTCCAAAACCACTGAATGCATCTTTTTGGGGTATGCCTCTCAGTACAAGGGTTACATTTGTTATTCTCTTCTTAGTCACAAGTTAATTGTGTCTCGCCATGTCTTATTTGATGAAGATAGTTTTCCTGGTGTCAACTCTCACAAACCACATCCAGTTTCTTTGCCATCTGGTTCTTCTCATGTCGTTCATCACAATACATTTACTCCTGTTCCTATTATACCTATACCTCTTCCACAGGTGTTTGACCATACCTCTACTGTATCATCTCCAATTACTCAGTCTCAGTCCTTGATCAATGGTGACCTTGTCCCCTCTTCTACAAGCACTTTTGGAAATTCAGCGGATCGTGAATTACATCATTCTACTGCCACTTCTCAGGCTACGGATCTGCAACTTGTGTCTATTCCTTCTCATAATTCCCATCCAATGCAGACCCGGTCTAAATTGGGGATTTTCAAGAAAAAGACAGTTTTTCAAGCTCAGGTTCAGTGTGACAGTATTAAAGAACCTTCATCTTACAGTGTTGCTTCTAAATCTCATGAATGGCAACAAGCCATGCATGAAGAAATGGCAGCCCTTACTCAGCAACACACCTGGACTCTTGTTTCTCTTCCACCAAACAAAAATCTCGTGGGTTGTAAATGGATTTATAAAGTGAAAAGGCATCCTGATAGGTCTGTGGCTCGGTATAAAGCCCGTCTTGTGGCCAAAGGGTTCTCTCAAGCTACCGGTTTGGATTATTATGAAACTTTTAGTCTTGTGGTCAAACCTACTACTGTTAGGTTGATGTTTTCCTTGGCTGCTACGTATGGATGGAAGTTGAAGCAATTAGATGTTAAAAGTGCATTTTTGCATGGTTTTTTGGAAGAAGAGGTTTACATGTGCCAACCACAAGGGTTTGTTGATCAAGTTCATCCTGAATATGTCTGCAAGCTTCACAAATCTctttatggtttaaaacaagctCCTAGGGCTTGGAATGACAGGTTCACCAAATTCTTGTTTACTTTGGGGTTCCAGTCTTCTTATGCAGATTCTTCGTTGTTCATTAAGCATGATGGTACCTCTATTGTTGTGTTGTTactctatgtggatgatatcatcCTCACTGGTGATAGTGATGAGGGTGTCCACTCTGTGATTCAACGATTAACTACAGAGTTTGATATGAAGGACTTGGGCCTTTTGCGttattttcttgggttggaaaTTGAGTATCATTCCCAGGGTCTTTTTGTCCACCAGTCCAAATATGTGAAGGATTTATTGCATAAAACAGCCATGTCTGATTGCAAATCTTGTGTCACCCCTTCTCATCCCAATCACAAGTTGCTGAAGCATAGTAGTCCTTCTTATAAGGATCCTACAACCTATAGAAGTATTGTTGGTGCTTTACAATACTTGACTTTCACTCGGCCTGATATTGCCTACTCTGTGAATCAAGTCTGTCAGTTTATGCAAGCACCTTTGGATTCTCATTTTGTTGCAGTCAAACGAATTCTCAAGTATCTCAAAGGTACCTTAGGTTGGGGTATATGTTTCAAATCTGGTTCTTTGGATTTAAAAGCCTATaccgatgctgattgggctggggATCCTAATGATAGGCGATCTACAACTGGGTTTGTCATCTTTCTTGGCCAGAATCCGATCTCATGGAGTTCAAAGAAACAGCACACTGTCAGTCGATCTTCTACTGAAGCTGAATATAGGGCGATGGCTACTACCACTGCCGAAGTGGTTTGGCTCCAACAACTCCTCAAGGACTTACATATTTCCAGTTCTATTTCACCCATACTTCACTGTGATAACATCTCAGCAATGGCTCTTGCCACCAATCCTGTGTTGCACTCTAAAGCCAAACATATTGAGATTGATTGTCACTTTGTGCGCGAACGTGTTCAACAAGGCACCATTACTCTGCAATATGTTGCTTCTGAGCATCAGTATGCCGATATCTTCACCAAAGGATTGTGCTCTTCTCTGTTTACTGATCATTGTTCCAATCTTATGCTCGGACCTTTCCACCATAAGATTGAGGGGGAATGTTAGGATTAGAGAGTTGAAATATATTGTATGCCTTGCATTGAGTGACAGGTGTCATTAGGAGATTGGGTGTATTATGTCCTAGGGTAGTTATACTGTGAGTATTTATATTGTAAGTCTGAGTCTTGTAACAATTAAGGtgtgaaagaagaaaagattactcttcaagattctctctttctctcagagtattttccctctcttttctcttcaaattaacactgatggggttatacaaatgtctccgaaagatgagaaaaataaattacatcattcaaaaataaatccgaccatctgctcaatgggtcacgcccataattcctTTTTCTGCATGCtatcaccaccgcaattatgtctgcttctttttatcttcttttgctttctgcttttgcttttgcttttactttctcttttccaTTTCTTGCATGTTCTCCTGTAAAACGTAACAGCTGCCTGGACAGGCCAAAACCACATGGAATACTGTCAGCCTTGTCGAACCCAAATCGGGCACCAAAGTAGAAAGCAACAGAAACTAGCCAGACGTCACTATGAACAACAACCAAAGATAGCAAATCCTTTTCTGCCATGCCATGCCATCGGGTTTCCCACTGCTTATGGATGGGCGGGTTCTCTTGCTGAAGAAACTCGACCTGAAAAATGTTTGGTACGGCGGGAGAAAGAGCATGGAGCTGTCCAAGGTCTCATGTAAACTCCTTGGATATCTCCACGCAAAACCAGCAGTTGATACTGCTCCAATCACGCTTCCTGCAAGACCAAATTTCACTATGATTGTGGCGGACACTGGTAGCTGTAACTGCAACCCATAGCCTCCGTCTTCTTCATCGATACCCCACACTACAATCAGTCATTTCTCACTTTTAGTCTCTCATGGCGTCGAAGCTGAAGATTGCAGGGACATGGGCGGGAGTGCTAGAGGTTGAATTGGAGAATTGGACCGTGCCCATGTTGCGAGACGAAGTTGCAAAGCGATCAAACTGCAACCCTAATTCGATCAATTTGATTTGCGCCGGTAGGGTCTTGAAAGACGGTGGCGGCGATGAGAAGCTCGCCCAAGTGGGTATCAAGAACAACGCCAAGATTCTTGCCAATTGGGTGTGCACGGAGGAGGGCAAGTCGTTGAAGGAGGAGTTGATGGCTGAGAGGGAACGCTCTCGAATAGGGGGACTACTGGGTGGGAATAGTGAACGCTGTGGTGTGGAGGAATGGCGGGTAAAGTGGTAATTACATTATCGAATACAGTGAAACAGCTCAGTAGGAGGACCAAGAGCTGCACAAACACTGCGGGAGAACCCATGTTTTGTTTCTTCCTCTCTGTAGATTGAATGGGTGTGTCTCTGAGTGTGGGTGTTGGGTTGttggttcttgggtttctgcagattcacggtggaggtgaaaaaatgaaagagaacatacataacttttcgtatcgattcccacagacggcaccaaatgttgatgcataaaaccggtgGGGACTTTGgaacaacaaaaagtgttaagtttgtgaccttcgctagattgctccggtcactagtgtggataaatatgtaaatggatagagacaaggaagcaaacacaagatgtacgtggttcacccagattggctacgtccacggagtagaggagttctcattaattgtgaagggtttacacaagtacataggttcaagctctcctttagtgagtactagtgaatgatctttatttatagaagagagtttctagtttcattctaacattgacacgtgtcgtgttgtgattggcttctgatgttgacacgtgtcgcgctatgattgcttctgatgtcgacacgtgtcgcgctatgattggcctcttggtttgagggaaactcttctgggtccttgacagtataacgttgaccggtgcttagtagtttcgggattggtcaagtatggtacaaacaaaacacaaatcgGAGTCTTGAAACACGTCAAGAGCTTAGGAAAAAAGTTGAGAGTAGTAGAAAAAATTATCAAGTATCATATCAATTCTTAGTATAATCAATCTAATTCCTAGTTATTCACATACTAGATGAAAGATTGCAAAGTGAGACTCGCATGTATTAGGAAATGTCAGAAAGTTGGGGCTTAGAATATCGTCTCTTCTTATACTCATTCCAGGTAAGTAAACGTGCTATTATTGATCATggttttattttacaaatgtAGTTTAGAGATCTGGCATGAATATACATCCCCATCTAGGTTACAATCACTCAGCTTTAGCATGTAAACCCAATAATACTGCATCAAATCTCATGTTGATCATGTGATTTCTGCACTACTCCAACTTCAAGGGCATTGTTGTCCCCACCACCTTTGTACTTGTACCACCTTGAACACATTAAAAAGTATCCCAAATTAATGACTCCTAGTGCAGCAATTAGATAATAGAAGTAATCCAGCCTCCCCTCGTTGAGATCTTCCGGCAGCCAGTTACCAGTCGTAGCCCCCTCAGTAGTCCGGTGAACTATGGCGATTAACGCACTACTCAAGTAACTAGAACCTGCCATTCCACAAAAGAAGAGAGACCCTGCAATGCTTCTCATGTTTTCCGGGAACTGCTTGTAGTAGAACTCGATTTGGCCAATGGCAGCGAACGCTTCAGCAAGCCCGGCTAGTGTGAGCTGAGGGACCAGCCAAAAGCCAGACATTCCTGGAATTGGTTTTGTTAGCGCTATAGTCCTTCGGTGTTGTTCTACGAATGCAGATACTAGCATCGTGATCACAGAGAGAAAAATGCCAATTCCTATTCTTTGCAACAATGTGATGCCGCCTACTTTTCCCGTGAGCCTTTGGAGGAATGGGACAAGAAGGCGGTCGTAGATTGGTATCCATATGGTCATGCCCAGCATCAGGAAGATTGAGTAGGATGCAGCTGGGATTTGGAAGTTTGTTTTTCCAAGGCGTCGATTGGATTGAAGGGCTTGGAAGACAACATAGGTTTGCTGCTGGACTATGGCAATATGGTATATGAGGGCTGCTGCCCATATTGGCAAAACTCTCAGCAAGCATTTCACTTCTTCCACTTGTTGCATGCTGCAAAGTCTCCAAGGATCAGCAGCTGAACCATCCGGATTGATTTTGTCTTCCGGCGTAAGAATTGCTGCTTTGTCAAGGCATCTGAGAAGTGACAACAACATTTTTAAGAACTTACCTACACCACCGCATGGATTTCACATCTCAAACTCCTTCGAGTCAAACTCAAAGACTTCAGTTTGATCcgtaaatttgaatatatatggaCCGTCCAACTGAATCTTCTTCGGTTTGATTCAAAGATTTTCTAATTTGAAATCAAAGAACGTGTTCAAAACCGAAACTCCTAGAAGGCAATTAAAGAACATTTATAAAAAGGTATGTCTATGCAGAAATTCTTTGTGCATGTTCATGGAGTCCGTTCTTTAATCTGTTCCCTACGTGTGCATCAGCTTAATCTTTTGTAATTTAATGCAATCACCAATTGCTagaaaaagttaaaacacatgacaATGTGTGATTGACTTAGAATAACGCCATTATGATTCTAAGCATGGATAAGTTTCTTTCCTTCACAGCCAAGGCATATAACTAATTTACCTGAATTGATCTGTATAAGGAAGGTTGGAGTTGATAGAATCGGGaggcaaataaacaaacatggAGAGCCATGGCCGCTCTGGCTCTTTAAGCTTCAAATGCCTTTTCGCAATGGAAACCACCACGACCTGTGCTACACTATTCATCGGACTACCAGAGGCTTTCACTTTCACGTACATTTTTGATCCGATGAAGAAGAGAACACATGCTATCAACATCAAAATGGCTGGAATGCCAAACCCTAGAGCCCAACTTACATTTGACTGGATGTAGACGATGAGGGTCAATGCTATCATCTGTGCGAAAGTGAAGGTGAACATATACCAGTTGAAGAAGCTGTTGACTCCTCGTTTTCCCGACTCCGTTTTCTGGTCGAATTGGTCTGCCCCAAATGCCAAGTTACATGGCCTGATGCCTGCAGCCCCTACTATTAGCATCCCAAAACCAGTTAGTAAAAATGCCATTTGACCAGCTGTTGGCCCTTTACATGTTCCTTTCTCTTCTGGTTTGCAGTGAGGAGGATGCAAGTTCTTGAATACAGCAGTAAAATCTATCAGCAGCAGTCCCTAGATAAAGGAGCAAATTAATCATAGGATTAAGATATATACGTTTTGGAGCTAATGAGTCAACAGGGTTCATGTTGAGGTAAGAAACTTTGGAAGTGAAAATGAATCAAAGCTTAATTTTCGAGGAAATATGCAGAAACAAAATGAGTTACAAACTTTCAATCAAATATATAACCAGATGGACATTAAACAGACAATAAAAGACACTAAAATGTGGTTTACAAACAGCTTATTGCATATTTGTGCGCATGTTTCCGGAATTTTCTTATGTTGGACATTGAAAATGAATCAAAGTAGTTTTGTAAGTACCATAAAGGAAGCAATATCCGAATATGTCAGCCTTTTATAACGATCA
Encoded proteins:
- the LOC139197223 gene encoding protein NRT1/ PTR FAMILY 2.11-like — translated: MKAIREKKERDSMEKNERGSTDEEPVIYRGWKVMPFVIGNETFEKLGAIGTLANLLVYLTSVFNMKRITAATLVTTFNGTTNFATLLGAFASDTYFGRYKTLGFSSIASFMGLLLIDFTAVFKNLHPPHCKPEEKGTCKGPTAGQMAFLLTGFGMLIVGAAGIRPCNLAFGADQFDQKTESGKRGVNSFFNWYMFTFTFAQMIALTLIVYIQSNVSWALGFGIPAILMLIACVLFFIGSKMYVKVKASGSPMNSVAQVVVVSIAKRHLKLKEPERPWLSMFVYLPPDSINSNLPYTDQFRCLDKAAILTPEDKINPDGSAADPWRLCSMQQVEEVKCLLRVLPIWAAALIYHIAIVQQQTYVVFQALQSNRRLGKTNFQIPAASYSIFLMLGMTIWIPIYDRLLVPFLQRLTGKVGGITLLQRIGIGIFLSVITMLVSAFVEQHRRTIALTKPIPGMSGFWLVPQLTLAGLAEAFAAIGQIEFYYKQFPENMRSIAGSLFFCGMAGSSYLSSALIAIVHRTTEGATTGNWLPEDLNEGRLDYFYYLIAALGVINLGYFLMCSRWYKYKGGGDNNALEVGVVQKSHDQHEI